A single genomic interval of Agrobacterium larrymoorei harbors:
- a CDS encoding SDR family NAD(P)-dependent oxidoreductase gives MQRFADKVVVVTGAGSGIGKATAERFLSEGAMVTLVGRTKSKLDNVANPHPADRVLVAEADISNEGEVNDLISRTVEKFGRLDVLVNNAGVVAQGNVGTLTTDDWRTVMATDVDGVFYASRAAIPHLKSSRGSIINVSSVSGTGGDWVMAAYNAAKGAVTNLTRAMAMDHGKDGIRVNAVCPSLTRTGMTEDMMDDDKLISKFNERFALKGPGEPEDVAAVIAFLASEDARFVTGVNLPVDGGMSASNGQPPQ, from the coding sequence ATGCAGCGGTTTGCAGACAAGGTCGTCGTCGTGACTGGCGCGGGCTCCGGCATAGGCAAGGCGACGGCGGAGCGTTTTCTTAGTGAAGGTGCGATGGTGACACTCGTGGGTCGCACCAAGTCCAAGCTGGACAACGTCGCGAACCCCCACCCTGCCGATCGGGTTCTCGTTGCCGAGGCCGACATTTCGAACGAAGGTGAGGTAAATGACCTAATTTCCCGCACCGTCGAAAAGTTCGGACGCCTTGACGTTCTTGTCAATAATGCTGGTGTCGTGGCTCAGGGCAACGTCGGCACCCTCACAACGGATGATTGGCGGACAGTGATGGCGACGGATGTCGATGGCGTCTTCTACGCGAGCCGTGCGGCGATCCCGCATCTGAAGTCATCGCGGGGCTCCATCATCAACGTCAGCTCGGTATCCGGCACAGGTGGGGATTGGGTAATGGCAGCCTACAACGCCGCCAAGGGTGCAGTGACCAATCTCACGCGGGCTATGGCCATGGACCATGGTAAGGACGGCATCAGGGTCAACGCAGTGTGCCCGAGCCTCACGCGAACAGGCATGACCGAGGATATGATGGACGACGACAAGCTGATTTCGAAGTTCAACGAACGCTTCGCGCTCAAGGGGCCAGGCGAGCCTGAAGACGTCGCAGCCGTTATAGCATTCCTCGCAAGCGAAGACGCCCGGTTCGTGACTGGGGTCAATCTACCCGTGGACGGCGGGATGTCTGCGTCAAACGGACAGCCGCCCCAGTGA
- the xth gene encoding exodeoxyribonuclease III produces MKIATFNVNGINGRLDILLRWLDEVTPDIVCLQELKAPSNKFPRKELERSGYGAIWHGQKSWNGVAILARGQKPLETRRGLRGGQDDDQSRYIEAVIDGIVVGCLYLPNGNPVSGPKFRYKLEWFQRLHSYAAELLELGVPVALIGDFNVMPTDLDVYKPERWIDDALFRPEVKKAYADLVAQGWIDAVRHLHSDERIYTFWAYFRNAFARDAGLRIDHFLLSPDLAEKLLIAQVDKHVRGWDHTSDHAPVWIELTGKTAKQRREK; encoded by the coding sequence GTGAAGATCGCCACGTTTAACGTCAACGGCATTAATGGGCGCCTCGACATCCTCCTTCGTTGGTTGGACGAGGTGACACCCGACATCGTCTGTCTTCAAGAGCTGAAAGCACCTTCCAACAAGTTTCCCCGTAAGGAATTAGAGCGCTCCGGCTATGGAGCGATATGGCATGGCCAGAAATCCTGGAACGGCGTCGCGATCCTCGCGAGAGGTCAGAAGCCGCTGGAAACGCGACGCGGGCTGCGCGGCGGTCAGGATGACGATCAGAGTCGTTACATTGAGGCAGTCATTGACGGCATAGTCGTCGGCTGCCTGTACCTGCCGAACGGCAATCCGGTCTCAGGACCAAAGTTCCGGTACAAGCTGGAGTGGTTTCAGCGACTGCATTCCTACGCGGCCGAACTCTTGGAGCTCGGTGTGCCCGTCGCGCTCATCGGCGACTTCAACGTCATGCCGACCGATCTCGATGTCTACAAACCCGAGCGTTGGATCGACGATGCGCTGTTCCGGCCCGAAGTGAAGAAAGCCTATGCGGACCTGGTGGCGCAAGGCTGGATAGACGCAGTCCGGCACCTCCATTCGGACGAGCGCATCTACACTTTCTGGGCATATTTTCGGAACGCGTTCGCGCGCGACGCTGGCCTTCGGATTGACCATTTCCTGCTGAGTCCGGACCTCGCCGAGAAACTCTTGATAGCCCAAGTCGACAAGCATGTACGTGGCTGGGATCACACCAGCGATCATGCGCCTGTCTGGATTGAACTGACTGGTAAGACCGCTAAACAAAGGAGAGAGAAATGA
- a CDS encoding Ku protein, giving the protein MGSPRANWKGFIKFGEVSCAVALYTAASASERIAFNTLNRATGNRVRREFIDGETGEPVEKGDQVKGYETENGHYIVLEPEEVAAAVPDSDKTLTIESFIPCSDIDTVYFDKPYYLTPDKMGTEAYVLLREGMKRAKVAAIAHTVLFRRLRTVLIRPHGKGLIASTLNFDYEVRSSQEAFEDQPDIKSDPELLEIAELIIDKKKGTFDASTFDDRYEDAVTELVKAKIEGRSLPKKKASPAAKAVDLLQALRESAGLGAKKTRSSRTAANANASASRSRTKKAAGKAKPPPAPSRRAG; this is encoded by the coding sequence ATGGGTTCCCCGAGAGCAAACTGGAAAGGATTCATCAAATTCGGCGAGGTGTCGTGCGCCGTTGCACTCTACACGGCGGCGTCAGCCTCGGAGCGCATCGCCTTCAACACACTCAACAGGGCGACCGGAAACCGGGTCAGGCGAGAGTTCATAGATGGCGAGACAGGAGAGCCAGTTGAAAAGGGCGATCAGGTCAAAGGCTACGAGACGGAAAATGGCCATTACATCGTCCTCGAACCGGAGGAAGTCGCGGCCGCAGTCCCTGACAGCGATAAGACACTCACGATCGAATCGTTCATTCCCTGCTCCGACATCGACACCGTGTACTTCGACAAGCCCTACTATCTGACGCCGGACAAGATGGGCACGGAGGCTTACGTCCTGCTGCGAGAAGGCATGAAGAGGGCCAAGGTCGCGGCAATAGCGCACACGGTCCTGTTTCGCCGTCTGCGCACAGTCCTCATTCGACCACATGGCAAGGGCCTCATCGCTTCCACTCTCAACTTCGACTACGAGGTTCGGTCATCGCAGGAGGCCTTCGAGGATCAGCCGGACATCAAGAGCGATCCGGAACTGCTCGAGATTGCGGAGCTGATCATCGACAAGAAGAAGGGCACTTTCGACGCCAGCACCTTTGACGACAGATATGAGGACGCTGTGACGGAACTCGTCAAAGCCAAGATCGAAGGCCGTTCGCTGCCAAAGAAGAAGGCTTCCCCTGCTGCGAAGGCCGTCGATCTGCTGCAGGCGTTGCGCGAAAGTGCGGGCCTCGGTGCCAAGAAGACCAGATCTAGTCGAACCGCAGCCAACGCCAATGCAAGCGCAAGCCGTTCAAGAACCAAGAAAGCTGCCGGCAAGGCAAAGCCCCCCCCGGCACCCAGCCGCCGCGCAGGCTAA
- a CDS encoding Ku protein, producing the protein MAVRPYWKGHLKLSLVNCAVQMMPATSESEKVRFHTLNRATQNRVVSHYVDSVTGKDVKEENEVKGYARGENDYIILEHDELENVALDSTCTIDITTFTQRDTIEWIWLDTPYYLSPSEKVAQEAFAVIRDAMASQGMVGISRLVISRRERAVMLEPRGKGIVLWTLRYGDEVRDEDSYFDSIADEKPDADMMPLIQKLIKKQTKPWDAKMVIDPVQDRLLDIIKAKKKQQKKPTRAKAKVPSSPSKPSNVINIMDALKKSVAAETRAK; encoded by the coding sequence ATGGCTGTTCGCCCTTATTGGAAAGGCCACCTGAAACTTTCCCTTGTCAACTGCGCCGTCCAGATGATGCCGGCGACGTCGGAGAGCGAGAAGGTTCGCTTCCACACTCTGAACCGTGCCACCCAGAACCGGGTGGTCAGCCACTATGTAGATTCCGTCACGGGCAAGGACGTGAAAGAGGAGAACGAGGTCAAGGGTTATGCGCGCGGCGAAAACGACTACATCATCCTTGAACATGACGAGCTAGAGAATGTCGCCCTGGACAGCACCTGCACAATCGACATAACGACCTTCACGCAACGAGACACGATCGAGTGGATTTGGCTCGATACCCCCTACTACCTGTCTCCGAGCGAAAAAGTGGCACAGGAGGCTTTCGCCGTGATCCGCGACGCCATGGCTTCGCAAGGTATGGTCGGTATTTCCCGACTGGTAATCTCGCGCCGGGAACGCGCCGTCATGCTCGAACCTCGCGGCAAGGGAATAGTCCTGTGGACGCTGCGTTATGGCGATGAGGTACGTGACGAAGACAGCTACTTTGACAGTATCGCCGATGAGAAACCAGACGCCGACATGATGCCTCTCATTCAGAAGCTCATCAAAAAGCAGACGAAGCCTTGGGACGCGAAGATGGTCATAGATCCTGTCCAGGATCGTCTGCTCGACATCATCAAGGCGAAGAAGAAACAGCAGAAAAAGCCGACTCGTGCCAAGGCAAAGGTGCCTTCGTCGCCTTCCAAACCAAGCAATGTCATCAACATCATGGACGCACTGAAGAAGTCGGTCGCCGCAGAAACACGGGCAAAATAG